In Calditrichia bacterium, one DNA window encodes the following:
- a CDS encoding amidohydrolase family protein yields the protein MTNKPIAVMRYAITIIMMIMPAIIAQTKPVEGLRDHLPGLHALTNAKVVRAPGDVLENGTIIIRDGIIEAVGTAITPPQAAQVWDYSGKTIYPGLIDVFSNLGMSEKNGEHKNETGGAAHWNEKVDAQHRATDAFSVKDSDLNNLHKQGFTAAWIVPQSGNFRGNSAVIALGGSDLSEQIIRQDVAQHISFQRSGGGYPSSLMGIIALIRQTFLDAKWYQQAHSAWDLNMAQPAPETNDALAALADAIAGQQPVVFEVGDDLEYLRAVAIAKEFNLNIWVKASGMEYRIADAVQQYAFPVITPLNFPEKLNAETPEDAIDLDLQELQHWYFAPENPAILAAHNVSQLFTRDGLDKKQDFHKQLRKAIERGLSEDAALAALTTQAATLLGVDDQIGSIANGKRADLLITNGNLFDDDRTIIDVWVNGKRSQITAPPELDARGKYDLKLNIPQHSLSVSGTLNITGKPEKLSAELETVTEKKIKFDNIKLDHRRLFLNLSGDSLGLPGMLLLSAARDGNNWKGSGLAPDGQSFEWMATQTEPPAPVEKKSKKDTVQVEPYQPKAGWGAYNRKAMPVQPAVVVFKNATIWTSASQGIVQNADLLIRAGKIDEIGQNISVPKGALVIDATGKHITPGLIDAHSHTGIDRGVNEATQAVTAEVRIGDVVDSYDISWYRELAGGLTAANQLHGSANPMGGQNSVVKLRWGAMPEAMKIAGAPGGIKFALGENVKQSNWGDDNTTRYPQTRMGVETIMRDRFRAARDYRDAWNRYNALNKKAQLRTVPPRRDLELDALLEIINGKRLVHSHSYRQDEILMLCRIAQDFGFKIGTFQHVLEGYKVAETIKEAAIGASAFSDWWAFKFEVYDAIPYNGAIMHRVGVNVSFNSDSNELARRLNTEAAKAIKYGGVAPQEALKFVTLNPAIQLGIADKTGSLEVGKDADIAVWNGDPLSTYTRCEQTWVDGRKMFDREDDMQLRQQVATERADLIQRYLATANGKSGGKVFTMKKSGEYSCRHDGHDH from the coding sequence TCTCGGTATGTCCGAAAAAAACGGTGAGCATAAAAATGAAACCGGCGGCGCAGCCCATTGGAACGAAAAGGTCGATGCCCAACATCGCGCAACCGATGCATTCAGTGTAAAAGACAGCGATCTCAATAATTTGCACAAACAGGGATTTACCGCAGCGTGGATCGTCCCGCAATCCGGTAATTTTCGCGGGAACAGCGCCGTTATCGCATTGGGCGGCAGCGATTTATCGGAACAGATTATCCGGCAGGATGTTGCCCAGCACATCTCATTTCAACGCTCCGGCGGCGGTTATCCCTCATCGTTGATGGGCATTATCGCGCTTATTCGCCAAACATTTCTGGATGCCAAATGGTATCAGCAAGCCCACAGCGCATGGGATTTGAACATGGCGCAACCCGCACCGGAAACCAACGATGCACTTGCCGCACTTGCCGATGCCATCGCCGGACAGCAGCCGGTTGTTTTTGAAGTAGGCGACGATCTGGAATATCTGCGTGCGGTCGCCATCGCAAAGGAATTCAATCTGAATATTTGGGTGAAAGCCAGCGGAATGGAATATCGCATTGCCGATGCCGTGCAGCAATATGCTTTTCCGGTGATCACCCCGCTCAATTTCCCGGAAAAACTGAATGCGGAAACCCCGGAAGACGCGATCGATCTCGATTTGCAGGAATTGCAGCATTGGTATTTCGCACCGGAAAACCCTGCAATTCTGGCCGCACACAATGTATCGCAATTGTTCACCCGCGATGGATTGGATAAAAAACAGGATTTCCATAAACAATTGCGCAAAGCCATCGAACGGGGTTTATCCGAAGATGCAGCGTTGGCTGCGCTCACAACTCAGGCGGCAACGTTGCTCGGCGTAGATGATCAAATCGGCAGCATCGCCAACGGCAAACGCGCAGACCTGCTCATTACCAACGGCAATCTGTTTGATGACGATCGCACCATTATCGATGTGTGGGTAAACGGCAAACGCAGCCAGATAACCGCGCCGCCGGAGCTGGATGCCCGTGGAAAATATGATCTAAAGCTGAATATACCCCAACATTCGCTGTCCGTCAGCGGAACGCTCAATATAACCGGAAAACCGGAAAAACTGTCTGCGGAACTGGAGACCGTGACAGAAAAGAAGATCAAGTTTGACAACATCAAACTCGATCATCGGCGATTGTTCCTGAATCTTTCCGGCGATAGCCTCGGTTTGCCCGGGATGTTGCTGCTTTCCGCTGCACGTGACGGCAATAATTGGAAAGGCAGCGGATTAGCACCGGACGGACAATCATTTGAATGGATGGCAACCCAAACCGAACCACCGGCTCCGGTGGAAAAGAAATCCAAAAAAGATACTGTGCAGGTGGAGCCATATCAACCGAAAGCAGGGTGGGGGGCATATAACCGGAAAGCAATGCCGGTGCAACCCGCCGTAGTTGTGTTTAAAAATGCAACCATCTGGACCAGCGCATCGCAGGGAATAGTGCAAAATGCCGATTTGCTCATTCGCGCCGGTAAAATTGACGAGATCGGACAAAACATCAGTGTGCCAAAGGGCGCACTCGTGATTGATGCAACCGGTAAACACATCACACCCGGATTAATCGATGCACATTCCCATACGGGCATTGATCGCGGCGTAAACGAAGCAACCCAGGCTGTAACCGCGGAAGTGCGCATCGGCGATGTCGTGGATAGTTACGATATTTCCTGGTATCGGGAGCTTGCCGGCGGATTAACTGCCGCCAACCAGTTGCACGGATCGGCAAATCCCATGGGTGGACAAAACTCAGTGGTCAAATTGCGTTGGGGCGCAATGCCCGAAGCCATGAAAATTGCCGGAGCGCCCGGCGGCATCAAATTCGCCCTCGGCGAAAATGTGAAACAAAGTAACTGGGGCGATGATAATACCACTCGCTATCCCCAAACCCGCATGGGTGTGGAAACGATCATGCGCGATCGTTTTCGTGCCGCCCGCGATTATCGCGATGCATGGAATCGTTACAATGCACTCAATAAAAAAGCCCAGTTGCGCACCGTGCCGCCCCGCCGCGATCTGGAACTGGACGCTCTATTGGAAATTATCAACGGAAAACGACTGGTGCATTCCCATTCCTATCGCCAGGATGAAATATTGATGCTTTGCAGGATCGCGCAGGATTTCGGTTTCAAGATCGGCACGTTCCAGCATGTTCTCGAAGGATACAAAGTTGCGGAAACCATCAAAGAAGCAGCTATCGGCGCATCCGCGTTCAGCGATTGGTGGGCATTTAAGTTTGAAGTATATGATGCTATTCCATATAATGGGGCAATTATGCATCGCGTTGGCGTAAATGTATCGTTTAATTCAGACAGCAACGAGCTCGCCCGGCGATTAAATACCGAAGCGGCAAAAGCGATAAAATATGGCGGCGTCGCACCGCAGGAAGCGCTCAAATTTGTGACGCTCAATCCTGCAATCCAGTTGGGCATTGCCGATAAAACCGGTTCGCTGGAAGTGGGCAAAGATGCGGATATTGCCGTTTGGAATGGCGATCCGTTGTCCACATATACCCGTTGCGAACAAACCTGGGTGGATGGTCGCAAAATGTTCGATCGCGAAGACGATATGCAATTGCGTCAGCAGGTGGCTACTGAACGCGCGGATCTCATTCAGCGATATCTGGCGACAGCTAACGGTAAATCCGGCGGCAAAGTGTTTACCATGAAAAAATCCGGGGAATACTCCTGCCGACACGATGGGCACGATCATTAA
- a CDS encoding amidohydrolase family protein gives MGGFRQRSGACTAAGSSHCIGQRHGAHTVSGATLPATTILFDNGKITFIGGEAALPENAEIIDINGKHVYPAMIAANTILGLSEINAVRATRDYREVGRFTPEMRAEVAYNPDSELLPVTRANGVALAQSVPQGGLISGTSALMSLDGWTWENMTEKSPVGLHIRWPQMKAIERIWMRQSAEDQLKDRDEQLENLRKFFADARAYHQLKSSGQPFESSTRLEAMAPFITGEEPVFIHADDIRQIQAAMDWAKTEQLQMILVGGYDAWRIADELKAQDIPVIYHNVHSLPDRRWEGYDTPFTGPAKLHAAGVRFCIAPAEGVSDPGHSRNLPYEAATAAAYGLPKDEALKSVTLYPAQIFGIAERVGSLEVGKDATLIVTTGDPLEITTQVEHMFIAGGMSI, from the coding sequence TTGGGTGGCTTTCGCCAGCGATCAGGTGCCTGCACCGCCGCAGGATCATCCCATTGCATTGGTCAACGGCACGGTGCACACACCGTCAGCGGTGCTACCTTGCCGGCAACCACCATTTTGTTCGATAACGGCAAAATTACCTTCATCGGCGGAGAAGCTGCGTTACCGGAAAATGCGGAAATCATTGATATCAACGGAAAACATGTGTATCCGGCAATGATTGCGGCAAACACTATCCTCGGTTTATCGGAAATCAATGCCGTTCGCGCCACCCGCGATTATCGCGAAGTCGGTAGGTTCACGCCGGAAATGCGGGCGGAAGTTGCCTATAATCCCGATAGCGAATTACTCCCCGTAACCCGCGCCAACGGCGTCGCACTTGCCCAAAGCGTACCGCAGGGCGGATTGATCTCCGGAACATCCGCACTAATGTCGCTCGATGGCTGGACATGGGAAAATATGACCGAAAAATCGCCGGTGGGATTGCACATCCGCTGGCCGCAAATGAAGGCCATTGAACGGATATGGATGCGCCAAAGCGCTGAAGATCAATTGAAAGATCGCGACGAGCAGTTGGAAAATCTTCGCAAATTTTTCGCAGATGCGCGGGCGTATCATCAATTAAAGTCATCCGGTCAACCGTTTGAATCGAGCACTCGGTTGGAAGCGATGGCGCCGTTTATCACCGGAGAAGAGCCGGTGTTTATTCACGCAGATGATATTCGCCAGATTCAGGCGGCGATGGATTGGGCGAAAACAGAGCAATTGCAAATGATTCTGGTTGGCGGATATGACGCATGGCGCATCGCGGATGAATTGAAAGCGCAGGATATCCCGGTGATTTATCACAACGTTCATTCACTGCCGGATCGTCGTTGGGAAGGATACGACACGCCGTTCACCGGACCTGCAAAATTACATGCCGCAGGTGTTCGTTTTTGCATCGCACCAGCAGAAGGCGTTAGTGATCCGGGACATTCCCGAAACCTGCCATACGAAGCAGCAACCGCCGCAGCTTATGGATTACCAAAAGATGAAGCGTTGAAATCGGTGACGTTGTATCCCGCGCAAATATTTGGGATTGCAGAACGGGTCGGTTCGCTGGAAGTAGGGAAGGATGCCACGCTGATCGTTACCACCGGTGATCCGTTGGAAATTACCACCCAGGTTGAGCATATGTTTATCGCCGGCGGCATGTCGATTTGA
- the pyk gene encoding pyruvate kinase: protein MNFDIQHRKAKIVCTLGPSSHTYEQILALAKAGMDVARINFSHGEHETHKALIETVRRVSRDIAKPIAVLQDLQGPKIRVQTFENGQIELVDGAKFILTVRDVTGTEEIVSVSYKSFYQDVKPGDAVLLDDGNLKLEVEKIDGLDVHCKVIYGGILKDKKGLNLPGSILSVPCLTEKDRKDLQFGLKMNVDYVALSFVQKPEDINEIKWIIEAHGKQTPVIAKIEKPQAVEAIDKITDLTDAVMVARGDLGVEMPAEEVPSIQKMIISLCNRKAIPVITATQMLDSMIHNPRPTRAEASDVANAILDGTDAVMLSGETASGAFPLEAAQTMDRIIRMTESKSGPRWELKRRQRDATYPIASTIGYCACHAAQMVNASAIVCLTQSGSTAGMISRFRPMLPIIAMTWQEKTYCRLALLWGVRAFLVDEFYENVDDAIETLKARMIEMGLAESGDNVVFTAGLPFTQRRPTNVLRIEEL, encoded by the coding sequence ATGAACTTTGATATACAGCACCGCAAAGCCAAGATTGTTTGCACACTTGGACCCAGCAGCCATACATACGAACAAATTTTGGCGTTGGCCAAAGCCGGAATGGATGTCGCGCGAATCAATTTTTCGCACGGCGAACATGAGACACACAAAGCATTGATTGAAACGGTGCGGCGTGTTTCCCGCGATATTGCCAAACCGATTGCCGTGCTGCAGGATTTGCAGGGACCAAAAATTCGTGTCCAAACTTTCGAAAACGGACAAATTGAGCTGGTGGATGGTGCCAAATTCATTCTCACTGTGCGCGATGTTACCGGCACCGAAGAAATTGTTTCGGTATCGTACAAATCCTTTTATCAGGATGTGAAACCGGGCGACGCGGTGTTGCTCGATGACGGCAACCTGAAGCTGGAAGTTGAAAAAATCGACGGATTGGATGTCCATTGCAAAGTGATATATGGCGGTATTTTGAAAGATAAAAAGGGTTTGAATTTACCGGGATCGATTCTTTCCGTGCCGTGCCTCACCGAAAAAGACCGCAAGGATTTGCAGTTCGGGCTGAAAATGAATGTTGATTACGTTGCGTTGTCTTTCGTGCAAAAACCGGAAGATATCAATGAAATAAAATGGATTATCGAAGCGCACGGCAAACAAACCCCGGTGATCGCAAAAATCGAGAAACCGCAGGCGGTTGAAGCGATCGATAAAATCACCGATCTGACCGATGCGGTGATGGTTGCCCGAGGCGATTTGGGCGTGGAAATGCCCGCCGAAGAAGTGCCATCTATTCAGAAAATGATTATCAGCTTGTGCAATCGCAAAGCTATTCCGGTGATTACCGCAACCCAAATGCTCGATTCGATGATCCACAACCCACGCCCGACCCGCGCCGAAGCGTCCGATGTTGCCAACGCCATTCTCGACGGCACGGACGCCGTGATGCTCTCCGGCGAAACCGCATCCGGCGCATTCCCGTTGGAAGCGGCGCAAACGATGGATCGTATCATCCGGATGACTGAATCGAAAAGCGGACCGCGTTGGGAGCTGAAACGTCGCCAGCGCGATGCAACCTATCCGATCGCATCGACCATCGGGTATTGCGCCTGCCACGCTGCACAAATGGTAAATGCCAGCGCGATTGTTTGTCTCACCCAATCCGGCTCAACTGCCGGGATGATCAGCCGGTTTCGCCCGATGCTGCCCATCATTGCGATGACCTGGCAGGAAAAAACCTATTGCCGATTGGCGCTGTTGTGGGGCGTTCGCGCATTTCTGGTCGATGAATTTTATGAAAATGTGGATGACGCAATTGAAACATTAAAAGCGCGGATGATCGAAATGGGTTTAGCCGAATCCGGTGATAATGTGGTGTTTACAGCAGGTTTGCCTTTCACCCAACGCCGCCCGACCAATGTGCTGCGCATCGAGGAGCTTTAA
- the mtaB gene encoding tRNA (N(6)-L-threonylcarbamoyladenosine(37)-C(2))-methylthiotransferase MtaB, whose translation MENRKKIAFYTFGCRLNQAETAIMQQGFDANAHQVVNFKDTPDVLVVNTCTVTENGDADTRKLVNKALRINPDVQIALVGCQAQVQREKLLELPNVRWVVGNERKMDIAGILQETTAQNEPQLITPTIQRKSFTIPFVGFDDLHTRANLKIQDGCDFFCGFCEIPYARGRARSREFEDILKEARSLTAAGHHELVLTGINIGTYDFEGKTLVDVLSALATIEDLWRIRISSIEPTTIADAVVQQLATTGKLCRYLHIPIQSGSDAILQAMNRKYTVAEFVDFLMMAHRTNPEACLGTDVIVGYPGETDALFDETYELLLDLPFAYFHVFSYSDRDHARSSKLPDQEKISRETIIERSRRLRELSERKRTVYHQQFLGKTEFVLFEQQKNGFWSGLTDTYIRVKVASSHDLKNRMLPVRLEALDKHGVIGTLK comes from the coding sequence ATGGAAAACAGAAAAAAAATAGCTTTTTACACCTTTGGTTGCCGGTTGAATCAGGCTGAAACGGCAATTATGCAACAAGGTTTTGATGCAAATGCACATCAGGTGGTGAATTTTAAAGATACGCCCGATGTGCTGGTGGTAAACACCTGCACCGTAACCGAAAACGGCGATGCGGACACTCGCAAACTGGTCAACAAGGCATTGCGGATAAATCCCGATGTGCAAATTGCGCTGGTCGGTTGTCAGGCGCAGGTGCAGCGGGAAAAATTGCTGGAATTGCCAAATGTGCGCTGGGTTGTCGGTAACGAGCGTAAAATGGATATCGCCGGAATTTTGCAGGAAACCACAGCACAAAATGAACCGCAGTTGATTACGCCGACCATCCAGCGCAAAAGCTTTACGATTCCTTTTGTGGGATTTGACGATCTGCATACGCGTGCCAACCTGAAAATTCAGGATGGCTGCGACTTTTTTTGCGGCTTTTGCGAAATTCCTTATGCGCGCGGTCGTGCCCGAAGCCGTGAATTTGAGGATATTTTGAAAGAAGCCCGCAGCCTGACAGCAGCCGGACATCATGAACTGGTGCTGACCGGCATTAACATCGGCACTTACGATTTTGAAGGGAAAACGCTGGTGGATGTGCTTTCTGCGTTGGCAACAATTGAGGATTTGTGGCGCATCCGCATTTCATCGATCGAGCCGACGACCATTGCCGATGCGGTTGTGCAACAACTGGCGACCACCGGAAAATTGTGCCGCTATCTACACATTCCCATTCAATCGGGCAGCGACGCCATTTTGCAGGCGATGAACCGCAAATATACCGTTGCGGAATTTGTCGATTTTCTAATGATGGCGCATCGCACCAATCCGGAAGCCTGTTTGGGAACGGATGTGATCGTCGGCTATCCCGGCGAAACGGACGCATTATTTGATGAAACCTACGAACTGTTGCTGGATTTGCCGTTTGCCTATTTTCACGTGTTCAGCTATTCCGATCGCGATCATGCGCGGAGCAGCAAACTGCCGGATCAGGAAAAAATCAGCCGGGAAACGATTATCGAACGCAGCCGGCGACTGCGGGAATTGAGCGAGCGGAAACGCACCGTTTATCACCAGCAATTTTTGGGAAAAACCGAATTCGTTTTATTCGAACAACAAAAGAATGGATTTTGGAGCGGATTAACAGACACTTATATTCGCGTAAAAGTAGCTTCCAGTCACGATCTGAAGAACAGAATGCTACCGGTACGATTGGAAGCATTAGATAAACACGGGGTAATTGGAACACTGAAATGA
- a CDS encoding peptide MFS transporter, whose protein sequence is MFGGHPRGLGTLFFTEMWERLSYYGMRGILLLFIVAATTGENPGFGMDGQTGAAIYGMYTALVYLLALPGGWIADRLIGQQQAVFYGGIIIAAGHFCMAIPGKFFFFTGLILIVIGTGLLKPNVSAIVGDLYPEGGARRDAGFSIFYMGINLGAFIGPLICGYLGEQVNWHLGFSAAGFGMAFGVIQYKLGLKHLGDAGKLKATDPAQRKNDISSLIRGVAGLLTIFAVLWVIDYAGILKITLTGVAGATGVIIVGLALLYFLFVIFFKDLSSMEKKRVVVIAILFVGAALFWSGFEQAGSSMNLFAERLTDRNIFGWEMPASWLQSVNALFIIIMAPIMGSLWVMLGARNPSIPTKFGLGLVLLGSGFLVLAWGAQYTTDGGPGVSPMWLVATYYLHTIGELCLSPVGLSSVTKLSPKPLVGQMMGTWFMGTALGNLIAGLVAGQFETLPITELFGNVATIVVVAGVVFLIFAKPIKNKLIGDIQ, encoded by the coding sequence ATGTTCGGTGGACATCCTCGCGGATTAGGCACCTTATTTTTTACAGAAATGTGGGAACGGTTAAGTTATTACGGTATGCGGGGCATTTTGCTGCTGTTTATTGTTGCAGCAACAACCGGCGAAAATCCCGGGTTTGGGATGGACGGGCAAACCGGCGCGGCTATTTACGGTATGTATACCGCTTTGGTATATTTGCTGGCATTGCCGGGCGGGTGGATTGCCGACCGTTTAATCGGGCAACAGCAAGCTGTTTTTTACGGCGGGATTATCATTGCTGCCGGGCATTTTTGCATGGCAATTCCCGGAAAATTCTTTTTCTTTACCGGATTGATTCTGATCGTCATCGGTACTGGTTTATTGAAGCCGAACGTCAGCGCAATTGTCGGCGATCTTTATCCGGAAGGCGGCGCACGTCGCGATGCCGGATTTTCCATATTTTATATGGGGATAAATCTTGGCGCATTTATCGGCCCGCTCATTTGCGGTTATCTTGGTGAGCAGGTTAACTGGCACCTTGGCTTTAGCGCTGCCGGTTTCGGGATGGCGTTTGGGGTTATCCAGTATAAATTAGGCTTAAAACATTTGGGCGATGCCGGAAAATTGAAAGCGACCGATCCGGCGCAACGCAAAAACGATATATCCTCACTGATCCGCGGCGTTGCCGGATTGCTGACCATTTTTGCAGTACTTTGGGTAATCGATTATGCGGGAATTTTGAAAATAACCTTAACCGGCGTTGCCGGTGCAACTGGCGTTATAATTGTTGGGCTTGCGCTGCTGTACTTCCTTTTTGTTATTTTCTTTAAAGATTTATCTTCGATGGAAAAAAAGCGCGTTGTTGTGATCGCAATTTTATTTGTCGGCGCAGCACTTTTCTGGTCAGGTTTTGAGCAGGCCGGTTCATCAATGAACTTGTTTGCCGAACGATTAACCGATCGGAACATCTTCGGTTGGGAAATGCCGGCAAGTTGGCTGCAATCGGTGAACGCGTTGTTTATCATCATCATGGCACCGATTATGGGAAGTTTGTGGGTAATGCTGGGCGCTCGCAATCCTTCCATCCCCACCAAATTCGGGCTCGGACTGGTATTGCTCGGATCCGGTTTTCTGGTGCTGGCATGGGGTGCGCAATACACAACAGATGGCGGTCCCGGAGTTAGCCCGATGTGGTTAGTCGCTACATATTATTTGCACACCATTGGCGAATTGTGCTTGAGCCCGGTTGGATTAAGCTCCGTCACAAAACTTTCACCAAAACCATTGGTTGGGCAAATGATGGGAACCTGGTTTATGGGAACCGCATTAGGAAATTTGATTGCTGGATTGGTTGCCGGACAGTTTGAAACACTGCCCATCACAGAGTTATTCGGCAACGTTGCCACAATTGTTGTGGTTGCCGGCGTCGTTTTCCTGATTTTCGCCAAACCGATCAAAAACAAATTGATTGGCGACATTCAATAG
- a CDS encoding DUF819 family protein: MTPLFTNDAVVLGILLGILAFVFQTSHSEKPFWQKFYKYVPSLLLCYFLPSVFNSLNIISGEQSKLYFVASRYLLPASLVLLTLSIDFKGIVRLGPKAIIMFFAGTLGIIIGGPIAILIVSSFAPDIVGGVGNDAVWRGLTTIAGSWIGGGANQTAMKEVFEVSDAIFPAMIAVDVIVANIWMAFLLYGAGITDRIDSKLKGDTSAIVDLRKRIEDYRSSIAKLPTLTDTVSICAVGFGITALAHFGADIISPWIENNAPTLSRFSLTSSFFWIVVIATTGGLLLSFTPARKLEGAGASRIGSLLLYVLVASIGMKMNVLSIFDNPGLFLVGLIWMFIHASIMIGVAKAIRAPFFFLAVGSQANVGGAASAPIVASAFNPALAPVGVLLAVLGYALGTYGAWLCGILMQSVAP, encoded by the coding sequence ATGACGCCATTATTTACAAATGACGCGGTTGTTCTGGGAATTTTGCTGGGGATTTTAGCCTTCGTATTTCAAACATCGCACAGCGAAAAACCGTTTTGGCAGAAATTTTATAAATATGTCCCATCATTGCTGTTGTGCTATTTTTTGCCATCGGTTTTCAATTCGCTGAATATTATTTCCGGTGAACAATCCAAATTGTATTTCGTGGCTTCGCGATATTTGCTGCCGGCCAGTTTGGTGCTGCTCACATTAAGCATCGATTTCAAAGGAATTGTCCGGCTGGGTCCCAAAGCAATTATCATGTTTTTTGCGGGAACTTTAGGCATTATCATCGGGGGACCAATTGCCATTTTAATTGTCTCCAGCTTTGCACCGGATATTGTTGGCGGTGTCGGAAATGATGCCGTTTGGCGTGGATTAACCACAATTGCCGGTAGCTGGATCGGCGGTGGCGCCAACCAAACCGCGATGAAAGAGGTGTTCGAAGTCAGCGATGCTATTTTTCCGGCGATGATCGCTGTGGATGTTATTGTGGCAAATATCTGGATGGCGTTTTTGCTTTATGGTGCCGGAATTACCGATCGAATCGACAGTAAATTAAAAGGCGACACCTCCGCGATTGTCGATTTGCGCAAGCGAATTGAAGATTATCGCTCCAGCATTGCCAAATTACCAACGTTGACGGACACCGTTTCGATTTGCGCAGTAGGTTTTGGTATTACAGCACTTGCGCATTTTGGTGCGGATATCATTTCCCCGTGGATTGAAAATAATGCACCCACTTTGAGCCGTTTTAGCCTCACATCATCATTTTTCTGGATTGTGGTGATTGCCACAACGGGAGGCTTGTTGCTTTCGTTTACGCCCGCCCGAAAACTTGAAGGCGCAGGTGCTTCGCGCATAGGAAGCTTGCTGTTGTATGTGCTGGTAGCCTCCATCGGGATGAAAATGAATGTGCTGTCCATTTTTGATAACCCCGGGCTTTTCCTCGTCGGGTTGATCTGGATGTTTATCCATGCATCGATTATGATTGGCGTTGCAAAAGCGATCCGCGCCCCGTTCTTTTTCCTGGCGGTTGGCAGCCAGGCAAATGTTGGCGGCGCAGCTTCCGCGCCGATTGTCGCATCGGCATTTAATCCGGCATTGGCGCCGGTTGGTGTTTTATTAGCAGTTTTGGGTTATGCGTTGGGCACTTATGGCGCATGGCTCTGCGGTATTTTGATGCAATCAGTCGCACCCTGA